ATGTTAAAACTTTGAGGTTTTCTCACAACGGGTCCTCGTATTAAGAATAGTGAGAAAGATCCAATCAGCTGCACAGCACGCGCTCTGTGAAGACAGACACTTTGCTATGAAGGAATCACATTTGGAGATGTTCATTCTGCAGCACGGGCGTTATTAGAAGGCCGCTTCAGAGTGGGCTTCCAAGAATGTGGTTGGAACCCGGCATTGAAGCCAGCGCAGATGAAAAAATGGGAGTCTGAGGCGAGGAAGCGCGAGACTGGCGTGAGGTtcgaggagaagctggaggaaagAGCAGCGACGCTGGTTTACTGGTGAAATCACCGATGAGCGTGTGCATGTCAGTGTACAGTCACAGCGCAGATCTGATTATGGAGCTCGACCAGAGAGCAGCGTGTGGCAGGTTGagagctgcagatgaaactTCAACACTCCTAAACCAGGATCTGCAGTACGTGTTCTGATTCTCTGCCCACCTGCGTTTGACTGACAGCCACACGCTGAGTGGCCAGAAGCACAGAGCACTGTTACAGACCAACCCATCCCAAGTGGCTGATGGCATTTTCCAAGTCACGTAATGAAGAAAATTTAAAAGGCAGATTCATCAGTAAGGAACATTGTTGCAGCAACAACTAGAAGTTGTTACAGAAGTTTCCTTCCATTTGACCCGGACCACATTTCGGTGTCGCGTGCCAAAAACGAGAACAAAGAGATGAGGATGAAAAATGTGAGTTCAACATCAAATACACAGGAAGTGCAAAAGCTAATGAGACATGATCCtctgtgcctgtgcgtgtgtattATTTGCTTTGCTATTAACATTATTTAATATCAAGCAGtttgagaaaaaagaaagaagactgaaacacaaaaagaccacagagacacaaacaactACAAGTGACTCAAAAAAGGTGTGTACAACCAGATACTGATTCACTTGGGCCAATTTAATGAGAAACCGTGAATGAGTTTGTGACTAAGAGCATCTTTCAGGAaccatgtgtgtctgtggaggggaaaaaacattcagcagatgTCTGACTGGTTGTGCAATAACATAACAGGCCTGATTTCTGTGAATTGACTCATTGGGGGATCAAGTTCAGGCTCACAGCACATTTCCTATTATTGcaagctgcagcctgtgatacTTCCCCAGACaacacacaagtgtgtgtgtgtgtgaggtatATGTATTATTTGCTTTGCTATTAACATTATTTGCTTAACACCATCAAGCACTTTGAGAAAACCGATgctaaaaaaaaagataagatGTCAACTTAAACCCAGGAAATGTAAAACGACGACAAAGGTCGTGTTCctgtgcagacgctgctgcgtcCCCTGCAAAGAGGCAACCGGCCGACGTGGGGATTAAGAACAAAAACAGGCTTCACTTTTAACCATCTGCACTCAAAGCCTTTTGCCAGTTCCCTGAGAGCAGCAGGTCCGACGAGTGGAAACTGCTCAGGTGAGCGGCCGCAGCCTCatcagctgtgaaaacacactttCCACTGACGGAACTGATCTGAGGCCGATGGCGACGCAGCAGCGAGGCCGTCGCGCGTCGCTGTCCACGCCGGTCGCCACGACGACGACGCGCGTTCGGCTGCTGATGGAGACACCGAAGAAGTGACGCAGCAACAACAACGTTAATATGACCCCCAACAGAGCTTCTCAGTTTTCACTCCCAGCTCTTTTCATGTTGACTCAACTTTCACTACTGGGtttcagcttctctctctctctctctctctctctcactcactcacacacactctcagacaCTTATTGATGCATGCATATATTCTAgtacattatttttaaattgcacTAAATAAAATTGAGCATAAAAGTTATGCGTGTCTACTATGATGCGTTTCACGGACCCCTGCTGCCGCCGACAGCCTCCGTCGCAGGCTGATGAAAGTAGCTCACCAACAAAGCGAGACGCGGCACCAGATGTGACCATGCaacctctcacccacacagtcacagtcgcATCTACTGTTCGAGCGCGCACACCCACACTCGCGGGTGacacacaggatgtttggaGTCCAAAACCATCTTCCCAGGGTCCCTTTCTCAAGGCCGTCGCCGTGGCAACCGACTCACACTCCGAATTCCTCTATCCCTCCGAGGGTCAGCGCAGCCAGCGTTCGAGCGCTCCGGGCTGACCCGAAACCGGCCTCTGCACAGATTTGGTGAAGCACAGTGATCCTACGCAGACACGTTAGCCATGACACGAAGCCGCCTCATCAGGCAGGAGACCGTGACCTCATCGATGAGACTCGTCGCTCGTCATTTGGCCGTCTAGCAGTGACTTTACTCACACCAGCGAAAGGCTCTCAAACCCGGCTGCACAAGGTTCAGAGGAGAAATCAAAGCGAGTCATTAAAGGGTCAGCGTTCATCCGAGAACAATGAACGACCTCCTACCCTATGAAACGGATGACGACGACGATGCTAGTGAACTGCTGTTTAAGGAGCTGGTAAACTGGGCCTGGTGAGCGTCACGCACGCTGCTTTACATCCTGTCATGAGCTTCGGCTGTAGTGTCGAGTCTTCACATGCAGTGATTTTACAAATGCTCCACAACATCATCCTTTTTGGCCAAGTGTGATCTTGCGCGTGCTGTAAAACTCTGGTCCCGTAGCATCATAAAAGACTCCAGGTTTCCTATTTACCTCATGCACTTCACATGCAGTTGGGTGTTTTCCACGAGCGCCTGCACCGACAGTCACCTTTGTACACGTCGGTTTCTGGTACATGTGCACGGAACGAGCGCCGGCTGTGAAACGATCACTCGAAGCGATCGCATTCATAATCAGCTCTATCTGTGGCATCGCTGAGGATGTGGGAAACGCGCGCACGCTCACATGCGTGCGCGCTCACGCACGCTCTGCTGCAGCGTTACCCGCGCTGATAGAGATGAGTGTGTTCTAGGAAACCTGTCAGAGCCGCGGCCTTCAGCCGTGAAGAAGTGTGTCACTCCACTGCGCTGCCCTCCTTGCATGCTTCTCAGAAACGCCGATACGTGAAGCCCGACGTGCACAAGTTCAGACGGCACCTTCCAGATTCACAGAACTGAGCGCGGTTCCTCGTAAGCGAATCAAGCCGCGGTTTCACAATTACACACAATTAGCCAGCGTGACATAGCAACATCCTCCAAAGAAGAAACACTGGTCCAAGGccaacaacaacagaaccaTAGAAAGTATTATCAACATATGCAATGTCTAATAGCGCCTCACTGAATGATCAGTCACTTGTCTTTTGACGCAGGGCGGTGACCTGCATCCGCGCTGGCAGTCGtctggtccaggatggagcGCGTCGCACTGGAAGCTGAAGGACAAAACGCATGACGGCACGTGACcgcgcacacgcaggcacacgcacgcacgggaACGCTCCTGATGGGTGTGGCCGAACATCCACATGCGTCTCACACAAGCTGTGAGAAAAGCTCCATTGTTGCTCCTAGTGTtaaagtgacaaaaaaaaacagctgatagaaaaaaaaacgtgtagTGTTAGATTCTTATTAGTAACTTACAACCAGTAGATGGGAAACTGAGCTGATGGTGAAAGCATTCCTTTAATAACAACTTAAtcagtatatatttttttaacgAATAATCAAcagtttctccttctctttgctGTGACTGTTACTTCATCACTTTTactgacacagaaaaacagcgTCCTGTCCTTCCGTTCCCTTCTGCCCCCGTGCTACACTATTGTCTCTGAAGAAATCCGACTTTGCACTTTTTCCCCTTCATGATTACAGTCGTTGGCTCCACGTTTATACAGGGAAGCAGATCTGACCATGATAGCGTTTTCCACACGACACCCGAAGCCAAGTGCCACTGAGCCGGAGCCAGAGCAAACTTTACATGTTTAAAGCCCGGGATCAAAAGGCACAGTTTGCTtagggagaagctgcagcaccacTGACAAATGATCTCCACCGGCAAAAGAAATGAGCCGCACGCTGAGAAACTGAGACGCACTAATGAACAAATGCTAGTTCAGTTTCGACCGGCAATAAAAACCAGGCTAAAGCCTCAGATCAGCAGGGTAGGAGAGTAAATGAGGAAGTCATAGAAaagaaactaaataaaaaaatatttattttgtttattattttttaacgtGGGCCGAACCAGGTAATTGTAATTATCAGGTAATCTATAATCCATTAATCAAAAAGTTAAGACTGTTGCACTGAATATTTAATCAGAGCACTTTGACTCGTTCTTCAGTCTTTGCAGAGAAGCATCAGGTCAACGAGGTCGATGTTTGCATTTTCACCCGCTGACAACGTCAGCGTCCCATTCACATTTCTGTCGCAGTGACTAATATCTGCATCAGAATGTCACCTCCACGTTAAAGCAGGAACCTTTACGTCAGGACGGCTCTGTGGTCGACTCCTGTGGTTATTATGAGCGTACTGCACTTAGGATGCGCCATACGTCGTCCCTGCAGGCGCCGCGTCAGTGAACGCCCACCATCAGGACCAGACTACCGCACACGCAGCGAATTAAACACACTATTCAGGTGACGTCCGTGCGCTCGCTAGCGGCGGCGGCGTTCGCAGGTGAGTGAGCGGACGAATCCGAGCGCAAAGCGCTGGGAGGCGGCGCGTCAGGGGCTTTCCACATGCAACTCAGCAGGGTCATGTGCACTGGCACTGTGGTTGCAGGTTACACACATGCACGAGTCCAACGACAGCAAAAAAGACAACGCACCGACGGCCGAAGAGAGTCCGTTAACGCAGGCAGAGTTTATTCACAGCACGACGGCTCTTCTGCAGAAACACGACACGGAGCTAGAAAGAGACGGAGCAAAGATCTGACAAACATCTTGACCACATGACTCTAACCACGCTACTTCCTTTAGATGTTTCTCTTGATTTTTGACACACAAACCCTCCTCCCACATTCAGGCATTGGAGACAGAAGCCTCTTTCGCTCGGCACGAGAAGCAGCGTCTTGTAAAGTTaatccagacaaacacatgatGTGAAGCCGTGTCTGCTGCAGCAACCCGTGTCCGTTCTGCGCTCTTGTTCACCACATCTTCGCTTAATTTCCTTCGATTTCCTGTCAATAGcctttttttatattaacaagCATCAGGCCCAAATGGGTGATTACATCCATCTGTCCATTCGTTGAGCTGCGGAGGCAGCGAGACATGAAACCTGGCCCCGATGACGCCCTCCACAGCCTCCTGATCTCAGCTGGGACTTCCTGCTCAGGTAACCTGTCAATAGCTGAACAACAAGTGGCTCCTTCTGGGGGATATTTCGTATATTAGGGTTAACACGCTGTTCAAAAGCAAATACTGAGGCCAGTCAGACTCCGCTCAGTTCCCCAAACTGTGCCACTGTTGGAACTCGGTCAGCAATTATGTCTGTGGGCGAGTCCCTGGATCATCAACGTGATTTATGGGGCCCGACAGATTTATGAAACCCAAATCTATGCACGGAGCATATCATGTTTTGTAACACCAACGATCAAGACCAGGAATCAATAtcaaagaaatgtttttgtacTGTCTGTACCCGTCAAGAAGGGAACAGGACTCTAGATCCAGTGATGGACTATGTGCAGTCCACAGTTTTGGCCTTTAAGCTTTTAGTACCACCAAACAAAATGAAGCCAGAGTTAAGCTAATGCCAATAAGTAGAAGGAGTGACATCTCAGACAGACTATGATGATTATGATCATGCATCCTCTCTCATGAGGCAGATGTTTCATTATTCAGCGCTTCCTGATTTCTAGTTACACTAAATTATAGACGGCCGAGAGAAACTAAAACAGAGTTTGTGGCGATAAAAGCCACAAACGTTTaagaaattaaatgaatgaggGCAGCGTTTCACCATCTGCCAGGTGAAAAGGACACACAAACTGAACTACATACGCATGCGGTGAACTCACACTTGGCTTTTGTACGCGAGCACGAACACTCGCACCCACACACGCTTCAACTATTACAGTCGCTTCAAGGGCTAATTTCTAGGTTTCTTGAAACTCAATCCCTGGAAAGAGGTACAGATTTCACGTTGTGGGTGAGATACAAAGACTGTGATGTAAAATGAAACTCGAGTCAAGTTTCTCACTGGAGAGATTTCTGCTCTAATTGCTGGTGTTGACAGAAGCGGGGTGTTTATCTGGAAGCGGTGCAAAGTGTCACAATATACAAAGAAGTATATTTGAAATCTAAAACCAACAAGCTGGAACCAGCGGGCGGACTTTTTGTGTGGGTTGTAACTGCTGCTATATTCATTATGAATTATTCTGTCACCTTAGATTTAAAATCTTTTTCTCAACAAGACAAAAATCCTGTGAATGTCCAGTTATGACCATTTCAGATGATCAAGCTCGACTGTAGGACGCCCCATGAACTTGTCCGGCCTGTTGTACCTGTTCGTGTCACGTCTCCAGCTGTTGTGCTTTTCTGCGCCTCTCGTGGCCGCTTTCATTCCGTTTCTGGCTCCGCTCGCTGCGGCCCATGTGTTCAGAGCTTTAGTTGTGGTATGCGACGAGAGCCGAATTAACGCTGCGTGTTGCCATACGAGAGACCGAAGGACAACGGGTAACGCAGAACAGATGGACGCCAGAGTCTGGTTGCTGGAAAAGTATTTTCCACTGATGTTGCAAACTCGTCTGTTACAGAGAGTGGAAAAAGCCGTGGCACCGATGGAGAGAGACTAACGTGTGAAAATAAACGGACAATAAATACAAGAACTTAAGAACATGGAAGTATGTCACACGTTTACCTCAAAGGAGTTTAGGTATTGTATCATGGGACCCTGATGGGATGGAAAGGAGACGACAAAGCTTGCATGAGAACGTATGAGAGTTCAGAGAgaaagcacacacgcacacacacacacacacacacacacacacacacacacacacacacacacacacacacacacacacacacacacacacacacacacacacacacacacacacacacacacacacacacacacacacacacacacacacacacacacacaggaacatgaTACATGGTGTCGGCACATGTACACAGCAGCATGAAATTAAAGCATGTGGAAGAGATTAAGGCTTCAAGCGctggaacaaacacatgcacacccacacGTTCActacacactaacacacacagctgagcagagcGGGGTGTGATTAAGATGGAGGCTACAGGAGGTCTGAGGAAACACATCCACCTTCAGACTGTGGGAACCGCGCACCTCGTCCGTCTGCGAGTCCTGAATGACAGAGGAAAAGGGACTCGAGTGCAACTAAAGGACCTCTGCGTTGAGACAAGCTTGAAACCTGCAGAATGAGACGCCTCACGGGCGAAACTAAGCCAGTGTTAGAGCTGCTGGTGCCGGTAGTTTGGGCTCAGCAATAATAAAAGTTCAAGTCTTAAAAGGGGGACAGATAATAACGGTGACTCCTCGTTTCAGCCGACGCGACATGATTCACTTCTGCAATAAAGCTGCAGCTTGGTCATTTCCTGGGAAACAGAACAAGTATAGACTCAAACCCCCCAAGACCGATCGGTTttaaaaggacacacacacacacacaagtacagtTTCTACAGTTGTAGTGAAGGGCTTTACATTAATGACAAGGAAGCAATTAAGTATTGAagtattatattattttgtcaATTTTAATACTAATATTGTTCAGTATTTACTTGGCAGTAAATGTGTCTGTTCTACAGCAGCTTCTTTTAAACTGTGTTGGCACctgtacctacagtacacacGTTTATGCAAATGTAACACAACCTTGGTTTTAACTACAACTGCAGGACAAGAGACGTTGGCTCAGACGTTGCCAGCAGAGAAAACCCTCTGACTAGAGCTTCTCACACAAAGTGGCTCTGGTTCAGCTCTAATGAGCTTGCTGATGTTACTGCAAAtgttctctcacacacacacaaaaatacatgCATGAACCCTACCCTTTTCTGTGCAGCATGCTGGCTtgcacaccaacacacacaccaacacacacaccaacacacacacacacacaccaacacacacacacacacacacacacacacacacacacacacacacacacacacacacacacacttaaagtgCCCACAGACGTGTGAAACCCCAATGTACGtccacaaagaagaaactgtGCCAAACAGGATAACACAGCAACCCAAACAATTTATGCAGCTCATAATGTGGTAGTTCACAGCTCGCTCTCTTTTAAGGGCATCTGACTCTGTGCACATGCCCTGAAGAGACTGAACTCCGCTCACAGCGGCCTTACAGACGGCCACGAGCACAGGAGTCAGATGATCTGGTCCGATTACTGGTTCGGCTATTATAAATAATAGCACATCCTGCTACGCTGTGACGAGCTGTCGAGCAGTGGGGAATGAAGCCCATACTTACTTCCCTAACTTTAAAATGCAAGTTGTTCAAATAGACAAACCTGTCTTCACTTTTTCAGAGCCGCGAGACAAACGCATCACATGTAATAAGGATAGAGCAAAccccaaacaaacaggaaattgtGTAGGAGGCATATctacaccaaaaaaaaaaagaaagatgtgAATGCTGCAGAATCTTTTaggcaaaaacaaaatgtccCGATGGTCAAACGCAGAGATACTGTACACTAATGCACTCGAATGCGGGATCACAGATAATGTGTGACAGATCACGTCCATCTTCACCTACAAGAGTATCAGCATTTTCTCAAGCTACAGCATCGCTTACACCATCTCCAAAATGTAACCGGTGTGAAACAAATGATGGCGTTTCAGCCGTGGCGCTGCCTCCCTGCACGCAAGTCAAGAGCGGGCGTGATGCTCCGAGTTTTCATCATGGAAGCTGAACACTTTCAGCGTCACATCACAACAAATCACTTGCTGGAGTCAAAGATGTGATGAAAGCCACCTAGAAAACACCGCTTTTCTGAAGCGAGCGAGTCATGTGGCAAAACTGTGCACCTGAAAGCAGCTCCTCAGACGCGGCAAGTtatcatttataaaaaaacacgAGTGAAGAAAACTGGCGATTTgaacgaggaggggggggggaaacCCCTGCAACTaaaacagctggaaacaggaaatgactttgtgcctctctgtgttttgtaatacgcatgcacacacgctggCAAAGTGACATTAGGCGGCCATTTAAAAAGCAGAGTGTGGGTTTCAGTCTTATTGATCAAGGAGAACAGATCTGCAGTACGGCATCGCACAGAGCAGcctgccagctgctgcagagttcTGAGAAGCAGCTCAGGCCTTTCCTGTACTGAGAAGAGCAGCAGCCGACGAACAGACAGACATTAATCATGCAAGCTAAGTGCATGGTAACTGCAGATAATCTGTCCGCAATGAGATGGAGAAAACTAAATCAAGGTTTTTATGTTTAGTTTAATCACTGGTAAATGTGACTATGCATTTCTTAATTGAGTTAATCCTGCTCTTGATCTCGACACGGACTCATTtcagatttttcttttcttgagCAGCACTATTTTAAATTCACTTCCCTGCCTTCTCTGGTTGATGTAGCGATTGCACTTTTTACAGACATGATTTTCATCTCACTCTCAGAACACACGTGGTTTTGTGATGCGTTTCTACCTTTGGAGGATCGTAGAGCTCCAGCTGGTacgtctcccctcctcctctgcctccaccctgAGCGTCTCTGATCCTCCTGACCAGCAGGCGGCAGCGTTGCCAGCGTGGCTGAGAGTCAGAGATAGTGTCGTCCACCATCAAGTACCTCAGGTGACcctctttacagcagcagccgctcaactcctgcctcctctgcctcatgcTCCTGCTGCGGAGCCACCGGAAACTGTCCAGGAGTTGAGAGGCTACTCGAGCCACAGACCGATGTGAGGAGGCCGCGGGCGTGGCTTCAGAGTTCGGAcaagacgaggaggacgaggaggaggaggatgacacaTCCTCATTTGTGGAGGAAATCCCACTCACTCTGTCAGCATTATTTGCGGGATTGTTGTTGGAGGGGTTGCTGCTGGGAGACAGGTCCTGGGAtgaggggggggtggagagggggCGTCTTTTGAAAATCCGTCTTACAGTCTGCTGGATGTGACGGACAGGGAAGTGCGTGACGTCGGTGTGCGCGGGGTTGGAGGCCGACGAGTCCGAGGAGTACCGCTCCGAAGCCCGGCGACGGCTGCCGTCGGAGATCTCCTCGCTGCTGTGGCTACGAAGGCGCAGTGAGCCGCTGGCGCTGCGGGTCGAGCCCCTCGGCGCCACCGGGTTCGCTGCAGCACAGCGCAGCGGCTGCTCCTGTTCTCGGTGCACCACCACCGTCTCCACCTTCGGCGACACCACCGAAAAGAGGGCGGGTCCCCCGGCGGGCCGGCCCGCCTCCCGGTAGTCCTGCACCCCGGACAAGGGCGCGGTCCGCACCCGGCCGATCACGGTCTGCGTCGGAGGCGGGGGCGAAGCGTTGCTCGTAGCAGGGGAGCACGTGTTGGGGCTGAGGGGGCAGCCATCTTTGTTGACCTCACAGCTGAAGTGCTGCTGGAAAAGGTCAGTGAACTGCTTGGAAAAGGTCTCTGGTGGGAGCACGTCATGTCGTTCCCTGGCGAAGCTCCGGTAGTGTCCGGCCAGCTCCCGGGCGGTAGCGATTGCGTGCAGCtcgcagaactccctccagccTCTCGGGGGCGCTGCCACGGCTGGGCCTCCCCCCGCGGTTGTGGTGGTGTTGGCTGGATGGATAGTGTTACCATTCATTGCAGTAACCAAACTGACAGAGAATCACTGTTGCAAAACAAAttgaaagaggaaaagaaaaatagattaatgatttGGTAGAGATTGGGTCAATTTGAAGACAAGAGTGGTGATGATTCAGGGACAAACAAATCAGGACAACACAAAGTGCTCTGCAACAACTCGACAACAGTTACGGCATTTTATTTAAACTTCTTGAATGTGAGAAAGGACTGCCAAAAGTCTGATCTTATCTGTCGTGAACTCTCTGAATTGGATTACACGGCCCGGCAAAGAATCTCTGGCAATCAACCAGTCACAGAGCATCGTAACAGATAAAGGCAACCACAGTTCACTCAGAGGACAGTGGGTAACCATTCAAATCGGTAGAAATAAAGTCCATTCAATCAAGGGCAGAAAGTGGAGCAAAGTC
Above is a window of Betta splendens chromosome 9, fBetSpl5.4, whole genome shotgun sequence DNA encoding:
- the sh2b3 gene encoding SH2B adapter protein 3 codes for the protein MNGNTIHPANTTTTAGGGPAVAAPPRGWREFCELHAIATARELAGHYRSFARERHDVLPPETFSKQFTDLFQQHFSCEVNKDGCPLSPNTCSPATSNASPPPPTQTVIGRVRTAPLSGVQDYREAGRPAGGPALFSVVSPKVETVVVHREQEQPLRCAAANPVAPRGSTRSASGSLRLRSHSSEEISDGSRRRASERYSSDSSASNPAHTDVTHFPVRHIQQTVRRIFKRRPLSTPPSSQDLSPSSNPSNNNPANNADRVSGISSTNEDVSSSSSSSSSSCPNSEATPAASSHRSVARVASQLLDSFRWLRSRSMRQRRQELSGCCCKEGHLRYLMVDDTISDSQPRWQRCRLLVRRIRDAQGGGRGGGETYQLELYDPPKASSPKLTTHCSDIQEVRRCNVLEMPDNLNTFVLKVNRGSLIFETDNDQQVSSWTTELKECISNRSSSVELEPLPSPADGSEPASTHGGSADSASQSPAPFPLLKQAVQKTDHFLFSYPWFHGPISRVKAAHLVQSSGPGGHGVFLVRQSETRRGDYVLTFNYQGKAKHLRLSLTEWGQCRVQHLRFPSVMDMLSHFRLFPIPLECGAAGAVTLSSFVVAGSSLPSQGQLSNTVLVPFSLHRWNSEPSLAHCSLPHASSQPPSSSSTTSSASTPSSSSQPGGHPFARTNPPSDPPPPVPPPLRRSESVGRRPLLRHTSAHAPIIPQRDSDYELEPERGRMRAIDNQYMLL